In Stegostoma tigrinum isolate sSteTig4 chromosome 7, sSteTig4.hap1, whole genome shotgun sequence, one genomic interval encodes:
- the hoxd12a gene encoding homeobox protein Hox-D12a isoform X2 has product MCEHNLLNSGYVGSLLNFTSPEPFYFANLRPNGTQLATLSPALSYTRREVCSLPWTSSPCASPPQSRAFSGYSQSYLSNSVSISINKHGSEKAAASEEPNKYYFQDSSRKLEERCRHNQSYPSDSSIPSSVNINVAKYEYPNVETSLHGSSLHNQGFELNSNSPTVNDGIKQSVSLRLPWCPTQVRSRRKRKPYTKQQIAELENEFLANEFINRQKRKELSDRLNLSDQQVKIWFQNRRMKKKRLVMREQTLSLF; this is encoded by the exons ATGTGCGAGCACAATCTGCTAAATTCAGGCTATGTCGGCTCCCTGTTAAATTTTACCAGCCCGGAGCCCTTCTACTTCGCCAATCTACGTCCGAATGGGACTCAACTGGCAACTCTGTCGCCAGCACTCTCCTATACCCGCCGGGAGGTGTGCTCGCTCCCGTGGACTTCGAGTCCATGCGCATCGCCGCCGCAGAGCCGCGCCTTTAGCGGCTACTCTCAGTCCTACCTCAGCAACTCCGTCTCCATCAGCATCAATAAGCATGGATCAGAGAAGGCAGCAGCCAGCGAAGAGCCAAACAAATACTACTTCCAAGACAGCAGCCGGAAACTGGAAGAGAGATGTAGACACAATCAGTCTTATCCAAGTGATTCCAGCATCCCCTCTTCAGTCAACATCAATGTTGCCAAGTACGAGTACCCAAACGTGGAAACATCTCTACATGGCTCGTCATTACATAACCAAGGCTTTGAATTGAATTCCAACTCTCCCACTGTAAATGATGGCATCAAGCAAAGTGTGAGCCTCA GGCTGCCCTGGTGTCCAACCCAAGTGAGGTCAAGGCGAAAACGCAAGCCGTACACAAAACAGCAAATAGCTGAACTTGAAAATGAATTTCTGGCGAATGAGTTCATCAATCGACAGAAGAGGAAGGAGTTGTCCGATAGACTGAATCTGAGCGACCAACAAGTAAAAATCTGGTTTCAAAACCGGCGTATGAAAAAGAAAAGGCTTGTTATGCGCgaacaaacactctcactcttttaG
- the hoxd12a gene encoding homeobox protein Hox-D12a isoform X1: MCEHNLLNSGYVGSLLNFTSPEPFYFANLRPNGTQLATLSPALSYTRREVCSLPWTSSPCASPPQSRAFSGYSQSYLSNSVSISINKHGSEKAAASEEPNKYYFQDSSRKLEERCRHNQSYPSDSSIPSSVNINVAKYEYPNVETSLHGSSLHNQGFELNSNSPTVNDGIKQSVSLSMSLQSPVTPVCNRSSDGLPWCPTQVRSRRKRKPYTKQQIAELENEFLANEFINRQKRKELSDRLNLSDQQVKIWFQNRRMKKKRLVMREQTLSLF, encoded by the exons ATGTGCGAGCACAATCTGCTAAATTCAGGCTATGTCGGCTCCCTGTTAAATTTTACCAGCCCGGAGCCCTTCTACTTCGCCAATCTACGTCCGAATGGGACTCAACTGGCAACTCTGTCGCCAGCACTCTCCTATACCCGCCGGGAGGTGTGCTCGCTCCCGTGGACTTCGAGTCCATGCGCATCGCCGCCGCAGAGCCGCGCCTTTAGCGGCTACTCTCAGTCCTACCTCAGCAACTCCGTCTCCATCAGCATCAATAAGCATGGATCAGAGAAGGCAGCAGCCAGCGAAGAGCCAAACAAATACTACTTCCAAGACAGCAGCCGGAAACTGGAAGAGAGATGTAGACACAATCAGTCTTATCCAAGTGATTCCAGCATCCCCTCTTCAGTCAACATCAATGTTGCCAAGTACGAGTACCCAAACGTGGAAACATCTCTACATGGCTCGTCATTACATAACCAAGGCTTTGAATTGAATTCCAACTCTCCCACTGTAAATGATGGCATCAAGCAAAGTGTGAGCCTCAGTATGTCATTACAGTCACCAGTAACGCCAGTATGCAACAGATCCTCCGATG GGCTGCCCTGGTGTCCAACCCAAGTGAGGTCAAGGCGAAAACGCAAGCCGTACACAAAACAGCAAATAGCTGAACTTGAAAATGAATTTCTGGCGAATGAGTTCATCAATCGACAGAAGAGGAAGGAGTTGTCCGATAGACTGAATCTGAGCGACCAACAAGTAAAAATCTGGTTTCAAAACCGGCGTATGAAAAAGAAAAGGCTTGTTATGCGCgaacaaacactctcactcttttaG
- the LOC125454363 gene encoding homeobox protein Hox-D13, giving the protein MTASFLSAPWRTDTIRYLHNRNNTTNSEMEGLGGNVPSSQCRNFLSPSAFGAHHNSLSSGPAYSVGDRTHSVISESAKQCSPCPAPTSPANPAISYGYHFGSSYYSCRNVGIQQTGLKSGAHASLAGYPVDKYMDVSGLTNTPVPTDEVSSRAKEFAFYQSYPNPYQRVSGYLDVPVVPTISGHGEPRHEALISMEGYQPWTFANGWNGQVYCPKDQTQTPHFWKSPLPGDVMHNQTDINIYRRGRKKRVPYTKTQLKELEREYATNKFITKDKRRRISTATNLTERQVTIWFQNRRVKEKKVVSKVKENIP; this is encoded by the exons ATGACAGCTTCTTTTCTTTCAGCCCCTTGGAGAACTGATACAATCAGGTACCTACACAACAGAAATAATACCACTAACTCGGAAATGGAAGGATTAGGAGGGAACGTCCCTTCTAGTCAATGCAGGAATTTTCTATCTCCCTCTGCATTTGGAGCTCATCATAACTCGTTATCTTCGGGTCCCGCTTACTCCGTCGGAGATCGAACGCATTCTGTCATTTCTGAATCTGCCAAGCAATGCAGCCCCTGCCCAGCTCCCACAAGCCCTGCCAACCCAGCGATAAGTTACGGCTATCATTTTGGAAGCAGCTACTACAGTTGTCGAAATGTTGGCATTCAACAAACTGGACTGAAATCTGGTGCCCATGCATCTCTGGCCGGTTATCCAGTGGACAAATATATGGATGTTTCGGGTTTGACTAACACGCCTGTCCCCACTGACGAGGTGTCATCCAGGGCAAAAGAATTTGCATTTTATCAGAGCTACCCCAATCCCTACCAGCGGGTCTCTGGTTATTTGGACGTTCCAGTAGTCCCTACAATAAGCGGGCACGGAGAACCAAGGCATGAAGCCTTAATTTCCATGGAGGGCTATCAGCCCTGGACATTTGCTAATGGCTGGAATGGTCAAGTGTATTGTCCGAAAGATCAGACACAGACTCCACATTTCTGGAAATCTCCTCTTCCAG gAGATGTGATGCACAATCAGACTGACATAAACATTTACAGGCGAGGGCGGAAGAAAAGAGTTCCTTATACGAAAACTCAGCTTAAAGAACTGGAGCGAGAATACGCCACAAACAAATTCATAACTAAAGATAAAAGACGAAGGATATCCACTGCCACCAATCTTACCGAAAGACAAGTCACCATCTGGTTTCAGAACAGAAGAGTCAAGGAGAAGAAAGTGGTTTCTAAAGTCAAAGAAAATATACCTTGA
- the LOC125454367 gene encoding homeobox protein Hox-A7-like isoform X2, whose protein sequence is MDSTSLRYKPMLETFSDKAGLIEDEVRPTEMVPVFCTNFGTGDFSSALLKTSSSGRHQDLCSDDISTCGSHGSANQETVAMSFGAVQIPANQLQNDSHTSQFISYRNNLCTRGEYPTNPSLYQHWPLEYPRAAPVSTQANPNHQDMPTCNYSQNARAPFEGGTLNNAMPGVPRALVGLTTRWLTSQNPAHRQRKKRIPYSKQQIAELEMAFENNRFLTPEVRLNISFRLGLTERQVKIWFQNQRQKEKKLLRVQQLAKPSCPGL, encoded by the exons ATGGATTCGACTTCTCTGCGGTACAAACCAATGCTGGAGACATTTAGTGATAAAGCAGGATTAATAGAAGATGAAGTGCGGCCTACCGAAATGGTCCCAGTATTTTGCACAAACTTTGGAACTGGTGATTTTTCCTCAGCCCTTTTGAAAACGAGTTCAAGTGGAAGACACCAAGATTTATGTTCCGACGACATTTCGACTTGTGGATCGCATGGAAGCGCAAATCAAGAAACTGTCGCTATGTCATTTGGGGCAGTGCAAATCCCTGCAAACCAACTTCAAAATGATAGTCATACTTCTCAATTTATTAGCTATCGGAACAATCTCTGCACCAGAGGTGAATACCCCACAAACCCCTCACTTTATCAACATTGGCCACTAGAATATCCCCGGGCAGCACCTGTTTCGACTCAGGCAAATCCCAACCATCAGGACATGCCTACCTGTAACTATTCTCAGAACGCTAGAGCACCGTTTGAAGGAGGAACACTCAACAATGCAATGCCGGGTGTTCCAAGGGCTTTAG TGGGACTAACAACGCGCTGGTTAACATCGCAGAATCCTGCTCATAGACAAAGAAAGAAGCGGATCCCCTACAGCAAACAGCAAATCGCTGAACTGGAAATGGCTTTTGAAAATAATCGATTCCTCACCCCCGAAGTCCGATTAAACATTTCGTTTAGGTTAGGTTTAACAGAAAGACAG GTGAAGATATGGTTCCAAAAccagagacagaaagaaaaaaaacttcttcgCGTGCAGCAACTGGCAAAGCCAAGTTGTCCTGGACTGTGA
- the LOC125454367 gene encoding homeobox protein Hox-C8-like isoform X1 translates to MDSTSLRYKPMLETFSDKAGLIEDEVRPTEMVPVFCTNFGTGDFSSALLKTSSSGRHQDLCSDDISTCGSHGSANQETVAMSFGAVQIPANQLQNDSHTSQFISYRNNLCTRGEYPTNPSLYQHWPLEYPRAAPVSTQANPNHQDMPTCNYSQNARAPFEGGTLNNAMPGVPRALAVGLTTRWLTSQNPAHRQRKKRIPYSKQQIAELEMAFENNRFLTPEVRLNISFRLGLTERQVKIWFQNQRQKEKKLLRVQQLAKPSCPGL, encoded by the exons ATGGATTCGACTTCTCTGCGGTACAAACCAATGCTGGAGACATTTAGTGATAAAGCAGGATTAATAGAAGATGAAGTGCGGCCTACCGAAATGGTCCCAGTATTTTGCACAAACTTTGGAACTGGTGATTTTTCCTCAGCCCTTTTGAAAACGAGTTCAAGTGGAAGACACCAAGATTTATGTTCCGACGACATTTCGACTTGTGGATCGCATGGAAGCGCAAATCAAGAAACTGTCGCTATGTCATTTGGGGCAGTGCAAATCCCTGCAAACCAACTTCAAAATGATAGTCATACTTCTCAATTTATTAGCTATCGGAACAATCTCTGCACCAGAGGTGAATACCCCACAAACCCCTCACTTTATCAACATTGGCCACTAGAATATCCCCGGGCAGCACCTGTTTCGACTCAGGCAAATCCCAACCATCAGGACATGCCTACCTGTAACTATTCTCAGAACGCTAGAGCACCGTTTGAAGGAGGAACACTCAACAATGCAATGCCGGGTGTTCCAAGGGCTTTAG CAGTGGGACTAACAACGCGCTGGTTAACATCGCAGAATCCTGCTCATAGACAAAGAAAGAAGCGGATCCCCTACAGCAAACAGCAAATCGCTGAACTGGAAATGGCTTTTGAAAATAATCGATTCCTCACCCCCGAAGTCCGATTAAACATTTCGTTTAGGTTAGGTTTAACAGAAAGACAG GTGAAGATATGGTTCCAAAAccagagacagaaagaaaaaaaacttcttcgCGTGCAGCAACTGGCAAAGCCAAGTTGTCCTGGACTGTGA